The candidate division WOR-3 bacterium region GGGTATAATTATTTCTTTTGTTCTAAATTCAAGTAAGATATCTTTTTTAATTAAGTGGATTATATACTTCAAAAATCAGACTACCTCAAGTTTTCTTAAACACTTTGTGCATACTCTAACTTTTTTAATTTTTCCCTCTATTTTTGCCCTTCTTGTATGTAAATTAACCTTAAATTTTCTTGGTGTAACCCTGTGGGAATGGGAAATTTGTCTTCCAATAATTGTTTTTTTTCCACAGATTTCACATTGCATTGCCATTTTTCTTCCTCCTTTAGTTTTTAATTATAATAAAAATAAATAAAATTTTCAATATCCTGTAGAAT contains the following coding sequences:
- the rpmB gene encoding 50S ribosomal protein L28, with the protein product MAMQCEICGKKTIIGRQISHSHRVTPRKFKVNLHTRRAKIEGKIKKVRVCTKCLRKLEVV